The genomic region AGCCCAGGACACAATGCTAggtttttcttatcagttgttgCACCATGCTCACACTTTACATTATCAAGCTCAGTAATTTGTCTGAACTCTGTTAAGAAATACTTCTTCTCAAATGTGGTCCGATACAGTACGGCAACTTATTTCCCTCATCTACCAAAGAAGATGTCGTAAGAGTCGTACTTACGTAAGTTTGACAATGCTTTCCATAAATTAAAAACCATCAAAACACTGTGTTGTTAAATTATTCAATAAGTGTTGAGAAATAGGTTCTGTTCTTGGTCAAAAGAAATGTTGTACATGGCATTGAATGTCTCAGAACTTCATAAATTGCTGCATCATTTATATAGAACGTAACAGAGCACATTTTGAGTAATTGTCTGAAATTCAGGTAAGATTCTCTccatttctttaaataaataattcactagtaATGCAAAAGATCACTTGTCAGACTGTAGTACCGTGAGACAGCAGGTGTGCCAGTCCCTTAGGTTTGACTCACTCTGTAAAAGTGGGTGTGTTACTATCCATAAAAAATGGCAGCCCTAAAACCCAGATGTTTCCTGGCATGTTGTAGGGTTTAGTGCTCTGAAGATTGTTTCCTACAGTACAGTCGAAGTCTCCTGAAGTTTGAGGCGTGTTTACTTTACGGCAATAATCAGAGCAACAGTGCTGCATTGCCGTGTATGGACATTTGTTGACGccacttataaaaataatatgtgcGGTCAGACAAGTTCTTTGTGACGGGGTTTCTACATGTGATTACGTTGAATAGCATTATTTTTCTGAATATGTAGAAATAAGACTCATTTTTACGCCAGGTGGTTTGCATTTTATGCGTCTTAATCACATTCAAGCTGATTCATGGTTTTTATGGTCTTCCACTAGTAATGTTTACATAGTTGAGTGTCTATAACATAGTCTTTCGAAGCACAAAGACTATTAACTGTAAACAATATCCATTCAGCAACATCAAcatgtgataaaaaataattatgaagcgAGAGCCGAGAAAGCCAGTTTGATTTCTATTCGCATTGTTTTGGTTTTGATGTGCTTTGTGTCTGTCCTTCATCCAAAAAATCTAACCACAGAAATTCATCTTCATTTATACCAAGCTTACAGGCTTAATGTTTTGAGCTACAGGAAGATCAGGCAATGGGATAGGCAGTTCACAGATAGGTGAATGAATGTACACATTGAAGAAAGAGGTGGCCAGCCCTCTCTTTTCAATGATCAGCTTGTGAAATATGTGGATATGAAATCTTACAAGAAATTGACAATATATTTTCCACAAATTTTACATATAATACTATATGAAATTTTCACagattatatactatactataacatTTGTGCTAGGTGGGTACCAGAGGCATTGGACATCACGAAAATCAGTGCATGGCCTCAACTCTGACATTCCTTCAATGCTATGATGAGAAATTCCTCAGCCACACAGTCACTGGCAATGAAACGTGGATTTCATGCACAGATATGAATATCCAACAACAGTTGATGCAGTGAGCGCACAAAGATTCCTTTAAGGCAAGCAAATTCAGTCATTTGCGACAAAAGCTGTGGCCACTATCTTTTTGGATTAGGAGAGATTTGTTGCTGTTGTACTTTTTTGGAGGGGGGGATGAGGAACCACAATTAATGCTAAGAATTGTTGCAAGACCCTAACAAAATTGCAATAGATAATAAAACAAAGACTTAGTCTTGTTGGCATCTTCCTCTTGCATGATAATACATACCCTTTCACTGCAAAGTACATTCTTGAGCTGCTTGAATGTTTCAAGTGGAACTTGGTTCAACTATTTATCATACAATCCTGATTTGACTTCCAACAATTAGCACTTGTTTTGGTCTCTGTGACCAAAATGATGTGAATGATGGAGACTTGTGAATAAGTATTAGGGACTTGGTAAAAAATTGGATGTCTTTATTGTCTAGAAATTTCTTTGTTGATGGTATTCAAAtgttcataacacactactacaAATTCAGTTTTTGTGGTGATTACGCAAGGCAGCAATTCTCAGTAGGATGACCTGTCAAACATTATTGAATGGAAAATAAAGCCTGTTCTGTGTGGTGATGTTATATGAAATAAGATTTTTGTAAAGTACGAAATAAGATGGAAATCGTCGATATTTTTTCAAATATACTTTAACACACATTTTAATACCCTCACAAATAAGTAATATTTCTGAAGAATTAAAAGCACTGTTACCTGAGATAAACCAAGGTAGCTTGCAGTTTGAATATTTGATACTCAGGATTCGGAAGAATTTGAAAGTAAATTTAATACAGTTGAACTTCGATATGACAATTTTGTGATGACTGGGAAAGTTGTAGTGTTATATCATGATTTATTGTTGTATTGATGAGTTATGAAATTTTGCCCAAATTTATATTCTGAAAGAGAATATAGTAGaaataagtacaaaataacattacatactagtccatgaaataacatttaatcaccCTTTGATTACCCTATTTGATGTACAAATTCTTATAACATTCATTGGTTTTGAGGTTTTCAGCAACATATGTTCTTATTACTTTGAGCACAATCAGGTGATCTGGTGGTATACTTACCGCTTGTGACACTGTCgtttatttccttgtgtttttTATGAATGTTGTCAGTGTTGGCTGTGCAAACCCATACCTTTTAGCCATTTCAGTCTGCTTCAGTCCTGTATCTAAATCACTAAATGCAGCTTATTTAGTCTCCAAACTGATTAGTTTTCGTGTTACCTACATCTGTCATCATTAACAACTAACACTTGAATGTGAAAGGTGCCAGGCAGTCAAGAAGACTGTGTCAGGAACCATAAAGGCAAATCCTGGTAAGAGATCGTATGCCCCAGGGTGGAAAAATACATGATTTGTCTCAATTACAATCAAAATCagtgatttttttcatttaagtaagattttttatttaaatcagttttttttactttaatatttgttttaactttgatattttaatgaatttttaaaattagatttattgAAGTAAACAAGGTATTGTTAATAACAAATCACACCAATGACCAAAGAGGAGAAACTTTTTCCAGTTttaagataagaaaaaaaaaacatacttgaaACAAATGAAACCAGAAGCTCCACAAGTGAATGCTCAACCTAAAATACACAAGCCTAATATACCAATCAGACCTCTAGTTAATTACATGTCTGCACCAGCATTATAAATACATGCTAGCTAAATACAATACATGCTAGCTAAATACATGGACatcatcatcagaaacaacatacAGTTCACCAATCACACTGTAATCAAGAACAACACAGACCTAGTCAACCACGTCATAGACAAACACATAACCCCCCAGTTCAACATTAGCATTGTTTGACATCACCAATCTATACACTCACTAACATACCCATACTTGAAACAAAAATTCTAGAACATAAATGTTAGAAGACAGCAATACACCACAACCACAAATTGATGAAAAGTcagcaaattattttcaaatagtttCTTCATCTTGGATTGTGTTTAATGATGTCTGCTTGTTcaaatgtttgtatagttttgatgCTTTGTCTGTACCAAGCCTGTTACATAACTTAGAATGCACAAGGATATAAGAAAcatgatttttataaatataaataaaaatatatatatatatatatataattatttttttttaatttaaatcataattatttgatttaagtcggattttttttttaaattgaatgttttCGTATATACATCATTTGAAATTATTCTCAGATTGATGTATGTTTCAGTGTTTATGAAGTACCTAGGATGAATAATGAAGAATCAATCTATGTGctgtattttaacaataatttgaattggGATATGATACATTACAACATACAGTGTTTTTGAACCAGTTCTTCTATCTTACAGCTGAATGCAACTTATTTATCTAAGTCCTCTTTCTGTTTTTCATTTGTTTGGTTGACAAAGGGACTAAGCTGACTTCACTTAATTTTCAGAGATGGTCTCTCAGTGGATAGGTGATCTGTAACtaattatatttcttgttttgatactgAAGGTGCAACTACTGGACCTGTCTCTAAATTTTGATCTTAATTGTCATGTATTGGAGTATGCTAccctaattttttctttatttatcttttatgcTGTTACATTTTTGAACATGTAACTTTATTTTAGCAACTAATCCCTGCATTTCTAAATCATATTATTTGCATTTAACTTTCATGCCTTGTCCACTTGAAGTGgggaaaaactaaatttttcattctCTCCAAATTGGATCAAGTTTTCGACCtggattactcattttaagttaacagCAGATGTTCTTGTTACACTTTTACAAGTAGAACAACTTAATACACTCAGTGAAGTGACTCTTGTTAGCATAGCAAGTTGCTGCTAGATGACAAATgacaaactgaaaagaaaaaaaagcagcAGTTTGAATTTGAACAACAATGGACTACAAACATTAGATAACTAACTATAAGAAAACAAACTGATGTTAATCATTTATCCTTTGGGTTTGTCATTGTTAACATATAGGACATATCTGTAAATTATTGcttcaaacattaataataaacataacttataaaaaaataattcactgatttttgtcataaaataatttgatttaaatcagtgatttgttgtagtaataataataataataataataataaagtgattAAAATCATGATTTAAATCATTCTACCCTGGTGCGCTCCCTAAGCGATAGAATTCTATTGTAACACATTCCTTGCACAGAATGTCAAGATCTGTCAATTAAAGTAGGAAAGAGTACCTAGGTGAAGGAAAACATCTTTAAGAGGCTGATACCAAGTGAAATGTGAAATAGTGAATATAAaccaagtaaattaaaaaaatatatattatgtttgtTTCATTCCTTCGGGGTTTCTCTAAAATTtgagtaatataaaatattagatactATCACTGACTTTTAAGATGCTCTGAGTTTACCCACTACCTCTTAAACACCCAACTTAGATAAAATCTTTAATGAACATCGTACTCTTTCTTTCATTAAGATATTTTGGattcaattaaatataaaatagatgTAAAAGTGTTTGCTAACAAAGTTACTGTTATTATAGATACCgtgaaaaacattttaaatgctGTAATTAATCTGAAATAGATACATTTTTTCCTCAAGGATTGGAGTATTAAATGTTCATTTTTGCCCTCTGTTctgcgttaaaaaaaaaaaaaaagaaaaaactatgttGCCTTGAAAAATAATTGGGAACAACTGACAAAGAGGAATGAATAATGGTTTTAATtaggatttaaatttaattaaccattTGTTTTACTTCCTGTTTCTGTTTAATGATAAGTCTATCTTTATTTTCTAACGACCGTGATATTATAGCCTGGTTCTACAGCTAGATCCTTTCTGTattttagcctagatcatatatacccagattgctctgtgttataggctttgacggtaacaacttttgtcaggtttactatgctgctgtctagttgttacataagaagtcacgtcataattcccattcgaattgcattagcaactgtactgccatctcatgttcgtttactgtggacgggtggtgatcctggcggttgttctcttcaaagtgcaaccgattttaacatatgaatgagcaatctatatgtgatctgggattttAGCAACAGTGAttttatgtacagacccagaaacaaaatttgggctcagtaagcactgagcatgtgcagtatgttatagctggaacttgaaaaattcaggtggctcaaattttgtttctgggtctgtacgtcTCACAAGATTTACTTGTAGTGGTTCTGTTACCTTGACCATCAGTATTTTTCCCTTTTCCAATATGTGGCACAATGGGAGGATTGACTGTACTTGATGATACTCTTAAATCAACCATGATGTCATGTGTTCTAGTTCCTATATATGCCAAGAAGACACTTCTTGCTTTTGTCAGatagtatttatattgttattgtgtaTGCTGTTAGATTGTTAAATTGATTTCAGGTTCTTCTGGATATAAAACAAGAAGACATTGAAGTGTGTGATGCTACTGAAGTGTGTGATGCTACTGAAGTGTGTGATGCTACTGAGGAAGATCTAAACAATATTGAAGTTCTAGATGACCCATTAGGCTTCACTGCTGCAGATGCTGCTAGAATCCAGCCAATCAGGCCCATCAAGACCGAACCTATTGATGATGACGTGGACCTTATAGAAGAACCTTCAGGTGAAGAAGTTTTGAAAGATAGCGAGAAAGTGGTGAATCCTTTTATTGACAGTGTCATAAGTTACGAAGAATcgaatacaaataatacacaaaatgaattcacaaaatctgtaaaggcaGAGCCTGGAAACACAAAGAAGAAGTCAAAAAGAAGGAGACCTTTAACTCTGAGAAAGAGGAGACCACCTTCTACGCCATCAGAAGTCACAATTGAAGAGGACCAAGCACCTGTGCCTGATACAAGGcaacaatatttttgttttcctgcAGCCGATGGGAAACAACATTACTTTTGTATTCCTTGTGGAAAATCATTTCCATTTAGGTCATATTACTTGAGACATGAGAAGGTTCATCGTAAAACTCATCATATTTGTGGTTTTTGTGACAAACTGTTTTCTTGTAAAACAAATCTCGATAGGCATGTAAGGCTACATACTGGACAGAAACCGTACACATGCCAAGATTGTTCTGAAGGTTTTCAGAACAGGTCtgaatatataaaacataaaagtaCATGTGCTTTCACTGCCAAACCAGAACCTCCTAAACCAGAGCCATCGAATGTCCCTGCCACGACATCTAATAGTGGAGGAGACTCGTATCCTTGTTATATTTGTAGGCAGACGTTTGATAGTATTCATAGATTACAAGTGCAtagaagaagccatgaagaattCAGTTGTCGTAGATGTGGTAAGTCTTTTAATGGTGGTATAGCACTTAGCAATCATTTGAGAACACATAATTTTGATGGTTTTAAACGCTATTCATgcaaaatttgtaagaaaacatTCAGCAATGTTACCTCACTTGTAAGTCACAAGAGATTTCACACAATGAGAGAGAATGCAGCAGCTAAAGCAGTTAGCAAACCTAGTAGTACAGTTCCAAAAACAATTCTAAAACCAGTTTCAAAGCCAATACCCAGATCAGCTATAAAACATTTGGTTTCAAAACCAGGCTTGAAACATTTTGGTAACAATTCAGGTCGAGGTTACTGTTGTACAGTTTGTAAGAAATGGGTTAAAACACGTTCAGTTTTGAGAAGGCATATGACAAGTCATACAAAACTTAAATTGTTTTCTTGTGTTATCTGCAATATATCGATGGGTTATGCATCTTCTTTGCATAAGCATATGAAAATTACTCATAATATAGAACTAAGCTACAAAGATATCCATGCTATGTTCAATGTACCTGGATTAGAAGAGCAGGAGGCGTTGTGTTCATCTGATCCGGTAAAGccagaaaaaaacaaaaagtctgaaattgaaaaagagaaagcaGTTACAATTGGCCattcaaatgaaaatgataatgcaaGAGATAATGGGAATTCTGAATCTTTTGGCAAGTTTACTTACACTTGCAGTATTTGTGTCAAAAACTTTTCAAACAAAAGATTGCTCGAGAATCACATGAAGATAATCCACATGGGTGGAAAAGCATATAAATGTAACACTTGTTCCAAGTTATTTGCTTATAAGCATCTTCTTGTCAAACATGCTAAAATGCATGGAGAGCAACGTTTCACCTGCAATGTTTGTTCGAGATCATTCCCAGATGTAAAAACTCTGAATAACCACAAGGGTGTTCATACTAGATTCAAGTATTATTCATGTCCTATTTGTTCGAAGTCATTCAATGGATTAAAGAACTGGGAACAACATCAGAGGCTTCATAGTTCCGCAGTAAGATTCATGTGTAAATTATGTGGAAAGACATTTTTGTCTAAAGCTGAGTTATATGAGCACAAAAAGATGCATATTAAGCTCAAGATATACACATGTGGAGTATGTAAAAATTCATATAACAGTACTTCTACATTAAACAGACATAAGCGAAAGAAACATGGATCTGGTGCTGTAGGGATGAATCCTTGTGATGATCTTTCTGAAGATGGATTATTAGATGATGATCAGTATTTCATGTGCACCGTATGTGACAAAACTTTTAGTGATGCTATATCACTGAGTAAACACAAACTGATTCATGTGAAGCGTGATTTCAGTAAGGTAGAGCAAATCACAAGTGATCTAGTACCTCAGGAAGGTTCTAACACAGGTCCTACAAATCCTCCAGAGAAGTTCTATTGTGTGTTATGTAACAGAGAGTTCCCAGACCAGAGTTCTCTCAGTAAACATAAAGGATGGCATTCTAGGAGACCTTTAGACACATTACCGTTGACTCTCAAAGGGAAAAAGAGGTCTTATACATGTGGCTTTTGCAAGAGATCATTCACTACTAGTGGATCTTTGTCGAAACACAGGAGGAACAATTGTCCTCCAAAGAGAAATTATACTAAAAATGTAATCCCAGCTGCATTAGCAGC from Periplaneta americana isolate PAMFEO1 chromosome 15, P.americana_PAMFEO1_priV1, whole genome shotgun sequence harbors:
- the LOC138715201 gene encoding zinc finger protein 728-like isoform X1; the protein is MLNMKDVDSDVPCNMSEICRLCLSKDGGILPIFGEEESGNQSVPLSFRILACVSIEVSISDGLPKLICQNCLSQVNTWHMFKQVCDSSQATLKEWLNKLQGQAEPEKIIEVKQEPPDEDDMIEIHDDVDSRENSVLLDIKQEDIEVCDATEVCDATEVCDATEEDLNNIEVLDDPLGFTAADAARIQPIRPIKTEPIDDDVDLIEEPSGEEVLKDSEKVVNPFIDSVISYEESNTNNTQNEFTKSVKAEPGNTKKKSKRRRPLTLRKRRPPSTPSEVTIEEDQAPVPDTRQQYFCFPAADGKQHYFCIPCGKSFPFRSYYLRHEKVHRKTHHICGFCDKLFSCKTNLDRHVRLHTGQKPYTCQDCSEGFQNRSEYIKHKSTCAFTAKPEPPKPEPSNVPATTSNSGGDSYPCYICRQTFDSIHRLQVHRRSHEEFSCRRCGKSFNGGIALSNHLRTHNFDGFKRYSCKICKKTFSNVTSLVSHKRFHTMRENAAAKAVSKPSSTVPKTILKPVSKPIPRSAIKHLVSKPGLKHFGNNSGRGYCCTVCKKWVKTRSVLRRHMTSHTKLKLFSCVICNISMGYASSLHKHMKITHNIELSYKDIHAMFNVPGLEEQEALCSSDPVKPEKNKKSEIEKEKAVTIGHSNENDNARDNGNSESFGKFTYTCSICVKNFSNKRLLENHMKIIHMGGKAYKCNTCSKLFAYKHLLVKHAKMHGEQRFTCNVCSRSFPDVKTLNNHKGVHTRFKYYSCPICSKSFNGLKNWEQHQRLHSSAVRFMCKLCGKTFLSKAELYEHKKMHIKLKIYTCGVCKNSYNSTSTLNRHKRKKHGSGAVGMNPCDDLSEDGLLDDDQYFMCTVCDKTFSDAISLSKHKLIHVKRDFSKVEQITSDLVPQEGSNTGPTNPPEKFYCVLCNREFPDQSSLSKHKGWHSRRPLDTLPLTLKGKKRSYTCGFCKRSFTTSGSLSKHRRNNCPPKRNYTKNVIPAALAALQLTPTVAKLPSQSVKSTFPTVKAVSHVVKKFPTQTGGPKLDRPRHFSCPMCDRVFNNKKALIRHKGWHTRSLSKDHTTPTESPQENIDMNVTDTEPITSKRRTCDVCFKVYSSSSTLSRHKRLHTRKVPVLTSIKSVKKPLQVISDGEIKINSEGLHLCRYCRKPFRFRRHLIDHERVHTGERPFSCNMCPLSFSRRAILWRHKKTHLGIRPFSCHLCPKTFLMNFQLTRHLAEKHMTEKNTEKDIYPCQKCDKTYRTLLALNKHELAQHQE